A single genomic interval of Desulfotomaculum sp. harbors:
- a CDS encoding acetyl-CoA C-acyltransferase, with amino-acid sequence MKEVVIVSGARTPIGTFGATLKDVPAFKLGALVIRESLKKAGLRPKSGPELMSFGAEALKDMGMPDLEKKAYDWDDSLPEVQIDEVIMGNVLQGGLGQNSARQAAIFGGIPKESNAFTVNKVCASGMKAIALGAQAIMTGDAEVVIAGGMESMSCAPYILPKARWGYRMDVTSKGELIDMMVLDGVWEIFYGYHMGNTAENIAAKYGITRLEQDELGLLSHQRARKAIKEGLFKEEIVPVPIPQKKGDPIFFDTDERPMDTSLEKMSKMAPAFRKDGTVTAGNASGINDAAAAVLMMTADKAKELGLQPMATFRGFAGGGVDPAYMGIGPVPAVKKVLSKTGLSLADMDVIELNEAFAAQAIGCIRELGVSLDNTNLLGSGISLGHPIGCAGARLIVTMIHEMKRNNRKLGLATMCIGGGQGAAMVLERK; translated from the coding sequence ATGAAAGAGGTAGTAATTGTCAGCGGAGCAAGAACACCGATCGGTACTTTTGGCGCTACTTTGAAGGACGTGCCTGCGTTTAAGCTGGGCGCCCTGGTGATCCGGGAATCGCTGAAAAAGGCGGGATTAAGGCCCAAGTCGGGGCCGGAACTGATGAGTTTTGGGGCTGAGGCCTTGAAAGACATGGGAATGCCCGATCTGGAAAAGAAAGCTTACGATTGGGACGATTCCCTGCCTGAAGTTCAGATTGATGAAGTTATCATGGGTAATGTTCTCCAGGGAGGCCTGGGGCAGAACAGTGCCCGGCAGGCGGCAATCTTCGGCGGCATTCCAAAGGAATCAAACGCTTTTACCGTCAACAAGGTATGCGCTTCAGGGATGAAGGCTATTGCCCTGGGAGCGCAGGCGATTATGACCGGCGACGCGGAAGTGGTTATTGCCGGCGGAATGGAGAGCATGAGCTGCGCCCCCTATATTCTCCCCAAAGCCCGCTGGGGCTACCGGATGGATGTTACATCCAAGGGCGAATTGATTGACATGATGGTTTTGGACGGTGTCTGGGAAATATTCTACGGATACCATATGGGCAACACTGCGGAAAACATCGCCGCAAAGTACGGCATCACCCGCCTGGAACAGGACGAACTGGGCCTTTTAAGCCACCAGCGTGCCCGGAAAGCCATCAAGGAAGGCCTCTTTAAAGAGGAGATAGTTCCTGTGCCCATTCCCCAGAAAAAGGGTGACCCAATCTTTTTCGACACAGATGAAAGGCCTATGGACACCTCCTTGGAGAAAATGTCCAAGATGGCCCCGGCTTTCCGCAAGGACGGCACTGTTACGGCAGGAAACGCTTCAGGTATAAATGACGCCGCCGCTGCTGTGCTGATGATGACGGCGGATAAAGCTAAGGAGTTGGGACTGCAGCCGATGGCCACTTTCAGGGGCTTTGCTGGAGGCGGTGTTGATCCTGCTTACATGGGTATCGGCCCTGTTCCGGCTGTAAAGAAGGTCCTCAGTAAGACCGGCCTTTCTCTTGCAGACATGGATGTGATCGAACTTAACGAGGCCTTTGCCGCTCAGGCAATCGGCTGCATAAGGGAACTGGGCGTAAGCCTTGACAACACCAACCTGCTCGGCAGCGGCATATCCCTGGGGCATCCAATCGGGTGTGCGGGAGCAAGGCTGATTGTTACCATGATCCACGAAATGAAGCGCAATAACCGGAAGCTGGGTCTGGCGACGATGTGCATCGGCGGCGGCCAGGGCGCGGCGATGGTTTTGGAAAGAAAATAA
- a CDS encoding acyl dehydratase: MGESFMNTRRPDLKKFAEIELGMELPEVKKQVTQEIINKYAQASGDMDPQHIDPEFAGQTVFKGTIAHGLLTIAYISEMMANFFNDGWYSGSAMEISFHAPVRPGDTITVSGKVNTKKASGDRGIVTCKVACTNQENASIITGTATALAKL, translated from the coding sequence ATGGGGGAAAGTTTTATGAATACCAGGCGCCCGGATTTAAAAAAGTTTGCCGAAATTGAATTAGGAATGGAACTTCCGGAGGTTAAAAAACAGGTCACGCAGGAGATCATCAACAAGTATGCCCAGGCCTCCGGCGATATGGATCCGCAGCATATAGATCCGGAGTTTGCCGGTCAAACAGTGTTTAAAGGCACAATTGCCCACGGACTGCTTACTATTGCCTATATTTCAGAAATGATGGCCAACTTTTTTAATGACGGGTGGTACTCGGGAAGCGCCATGGAAATAAGCTTTCATGCGCCCGTACGGCCCGGTGACACAATCACGGTGTCGGGCAAAGTTAATACAAAGAAAGCTTCAGGCGACAGGGGCATTGTAACTTGCAAAGTCGCCTGTACAAATCAGGAGAACGCCAGTATCATTACAGGAACTGCAACAGCTTTAGCGAAACTGTAA
- a CDS encoding HNH endonuclease, translated as LNKIHEKYQVDPENDLKPVCPNCHAMLHKTSLSIEDLRTLIKK; from the coding sequence CTAAATAAGATTCACGAAAAATATCAGGTTGATCCAGAAAACGATTTGAAACCTGTATGCCCAAATTGCCATGCTATGCTACATAAAACAAGCCTCTCAATCGAGGATTTAAGAACCCTGATAAAAAAATAA